From a single Haloarcula sp. DT43 genomic region:
- a CDS encoding cell wall anchor protein, which produces MRRLTSRRNVIKLAGGALVALAGCGGSDGGGTPTDGGGAEAPGTPTAEETDAMTETGTEPAMETETEAETGTETVTDDSGVDTPENETEMPGNETDGPGNVTEMPGNETDGPGNVTEMPDNETAIQDNETAMPGNETATAANETEE; this is translated from the coding sequence ATGAGACGACTCACATCCCGACGGAACGTCATCAAACTCGCGGGCGGCGCACTCGTGGCGCTGGCCGGCTGTGGCGGCTCCGACGGCGGCGGCACGCCGACCGATGGCGGTGGGGCCGAAGCCCCGGGCACGCCCACGGCCGAAGAGACCGACGCGATGACCGAAACCGGTACCGAACCGGCGATGGAAACCGAGACGGAGGCGGAGACCGGAACCGAGACGGTGACCGACGACTCCGGCGTCGACACTCCCGAAAACGAGACCGAGATGCCGGGTAACGAGACCGACGGACCCGGTAACGTGACCGAGATGCCAGGCAACGAGACCGACGGACCCGGTAACGTGACCGAGATGCCAGACAACGAGACGGCTATCCAAGACAACGAGACAGCGATGCCGGGCAACGAAACGGCGACGGCCGCGAACGAAACCGAAGAGTGA
- a CDS encoding bifunctional 4-hydroxy-2-oxoglutarate aldolase/2-dehydro-3-deoxy-phosphogluconate aldolase: MTSKQVVQQQLVDSGVTAVLRGIPEEKMVDVATAVHEGGVTALELTADAKRCSDMIAAVDKALDDTDAIVGAGTVMDAAAARNVIEAGAEFVLAPNLNEDVIDVCNREGVLAIPGVMTPTEAADAMEAGADILKMFPASTVGPGHIGALQGPLGDVPIMPTGGVSVDNVEEYFDAGAVAVGAGSALVNYEAIENDDMDGVREQAAEFVTAVEAARE, from the coding sequence ATGACCAGTAAACAAGTGGTCCAGCAGCAACTCGTAGACAGCGGGGTCACGGCCGTCCTCCGTGGCATCCCCGAGGAGAAGATGGTCGACGTGGCGACGGCGGTCCACGAGGGCGGCGTCACGGCGCTGGAACTGACCGCCGACGCGAAGCGCTGTTCGGACATGATTGCGGCCGTCGACAAGGCCCTCGACGACACCGACGCCATCGTCGGGGCCGGCACTGTCATGGACGCCGCCGCCGCCCGCAACGTCATCGAGGCCGGCGCGGAGTTCGTCCTCGCGCCGAACCTCAACGAGGACGTCATCGACGTGTGCAACCGCGAGGGCGTCCTCGCCATCCCCGGGGTCATGACGCCGACGGAGGCCGCCGACGCGATGGAAGCGGGCGCTGACATCCTGAAGATGTTCCCCGCCTCGACGGTCGGCCCGGGCCACATCGGCGCGCTGCAGGGGCCGCTGGGCGACGTGCCAATCATGCCGACCGGCGGCGTCTCCGTCGACAACGTCGAGGAGTACTTCGACGCCGGCGCGGTCGCCGTCGGCGCTGGCTCGGCGCTGGTCAACTACGAGGCAATCGAGAACGACGACATGGACGGCGTCCGCGAACAGGCCGCGGAGTTCGTCACCGCCGTCGAGGCCGCCCGGGAGTAA
- the pfdA gene encoding prefoldin subunit alpha has translation MMGGGGGGGGGQMQQVAQEIEQMEQEVDAIDEEIERLRDKQSDIDEAIEAIETLDSGSTVQVPLGGDAYIRATIEDIDEVVVSLGGGYSAEREQDGAVDTLETKKETLDDHISDLEDEKAEVETEMEELEQQAQQMQQQQMQQMMQQQEQDDE, from the coding sequence ATGATGGGCGGTGGCGGCGGTGGCGGCGGCGGTCAGATGCAGCAGGTCGCACAGGAGATAGAGCAGATGGAGCAGGAAGTCGACGCCATCGACGAGGAAATCGAGCGCCTCCGCGACAAGCAGTCGGACATCGACGAGGCCATCGAGGCCATCGAGACGCTCGACTCCGGCTCCACGGTGCAGGTCCCGCTCGGCGGCGACGCCTACATCCGCGCGACCATCGAGGACATCGACGAAGTCGTCGTCTCGCTGGGCGGCGGCTACTCCGCCGAGCGCGAGCAGGACGGCGCTGTCGACACACTGGAGACGAAAAAGGAGACGCTGGACGACCACATCAGCGACCTGGAAGACGAGAAGGCCGAAGTCGAGACCGAGATGGAGGAGCTCGAACAGCAGGCCCAGCAGATGCAACAGCAGCAGATGCAGCAGATGATGCAACAGCAAGAGCAGGACGACGAGTAA
- the rpl18a gene encoding 50S ribosomal protein L18Ae — translation MSTYTVRGSFPARDGPQEFEKEVEAPNEDVAEERVYSDFGSQHNLKRTQITIEEVAA, via the coding sequence ATGAGCACGTACACTGTTCGCGGTAGTTTCCCGGCCCGAGACGGCCCACAGGAGTTCGAGAAGGAGGTCGAAGCGCCAAACGAGGACGTCGCCGAGGAGCGCGTCTACAGCGACTTCGGCTCCCAGCACAACCTCAAGCGCACGCAGATCACAATCGAGGAGGTGGCAGCATGA
- the ftsY gene encoding signal recognition particle-docking protein FtsY, translating to MFDGLKDKLSGFTSDVEEDVDEGALDAEEEDADGADEDAPDPADTAESPADAAGDDAQATEPAGEPFPPAEDADEALDEADDADATEAGPATEDDPDAGDDDDGRGLAAKAKLMATGKTVIEEEDLQGHLDDLELALLSSDVEMSVANEILDGVKENLTGQTRRRLSSTGNLVRDALRESLYDVINVGQFDFDERVQDADKPVTIVFTGVNGVGKTTTIAKLARYFEDRGLSTVLANGDTYRAGANEQLEKHAQNLDKKIITHEQGSDPTAVIYDAVEYAKANDVDVVLGDTAGRLHTSDDLMAQLEKIDRNIDPDMTLFVDEAVAGQDAVNRAREFDDAAEIDGAILTKADADPQGGAAISVAHVTGKPILFLGTGQDYGDLEPFDPEEIVDSLIGE from the coding sequence ATGTTCGACGGACTGAAGGACAAGCTCAGCGGGTTCACGAGTGACGTCGAGGAAGACGTCGACGAGGGCGCACTCGACGCCGAGGAGGAAGACGCCGACGGCGCGGACGAGGACGCGCCCGACCCGGCAGACACAGCCGAGTCCCCGGCGGACGCGGCCGGCGACGACGCCCAGGCGACCGAGCCTGCCGGGGAGCCGTTCCCGCCGGCCGAAGACGCGGACGAAGCCCTCGATGAAGCGGACGACGCCGACGCCACGGAGGCCGGCCCGGCGACCGAGGACGACCCCGACGCCGGAGACGACGACGACGGCCGCGGCCTCGCCGCCAAGGCGAAGCTCATGGCGACCGGCAAGACGGTCATCGAGGAAGAGGACCTGCAGGGACACCTCGACGACCTCGAACTGGCGCTGCTCTCCAGCGACGTGGAGATGAGCGTCGCCAACGAGATTCTCGACGGCGTCAAGGAGAACCTCACGGGCCAGACCCGGCGACGGCTCTCCAGCACGGGGAACCTCGTCCGGGACGCGCTCCGGGAGTCGCTGTACGACGTCATCAACGTCGGCCAGTTCGACTTCGACGAGCGGGTGCAGGACGCCGACAAGCCCGTCACAATCGTGTTCACCGGCGTCAACGGCGTCGGGAAGACGACGACCATCGCGAAGCTCGCCCGGTACTTCGAGGACCGCGGGCTCTCGACGGTGCTGGCAAACGGCGACACCTACCGCGCCGGCGCGAACGAGCAACTCGAGAAGCACGCCCAGAACCTCGACAAGAAGATAATCACCCACGAGCAGGGCTCGGACCCGACGGCGGTCATCTACGACGCCGTCGAGTACGCCAAGGCCAACGATGTCGACGTGGTGCTGGGCGATACGGCCGGCCGGCTCCACACCTCCGACGACCTGATGGCCCAACTGGAGAAGATAGACCGCAACATCGACCCGGACATGACGCTGTTCGTGGACGAGGCTGTCGCCGGCCAGGACGCCGTCAACCGGGCGCGCGAGTTCGACGACGCCGCCGAGATAGACGGGGCGATACTGACGAAGGCCGACGCCGACCCGCAGGGCGGCGCGGCCATCTCCGTCGCACACGTCACCGGGAAGCCGATACTCTTCCTGGGGACCGGTCAGGACTACGGCGACCTCGAACCGTTCGACCCCGAGGAAATCGTCGACAGCCTCATCGGCGAGTAG
- a CDS encoding 50S ribosomal protein L31e: protein MSASDFEERVVTVPLRDARAEPNHKRADKAMVLIREHLAKHFSVDESAVRLDPSINEAAWARGRANTPSKIRVRAARFEEEGEAIVEAETAE, encoded by the coding sequence ATGAGCGCCAGTGACTTCGAGGAGCGTGTCGTCACCGTCCCGCTCCGAGACGCACGAGCCGAACCGAACCACAAGCGCGCGGACAAGGCGATGGTCCTCATCCGCGAGCACCTCGCCAAGCACTTCTCTGTCGACGAGAGCGCCGTCCGTCTGGACCCCTCCATCAACGAGGCGGCCTGGGCCCGCGGTCGCGCCAACACGCCGAGCAAAATCCGTGTTCGCGCCGCCCGCTTCGAGGAAGAGGGCGAAGCCATCGTCGAAGCAGAGACCGCAGAGTAA
- a CDS encoding cupin domain-containing protein, translating to MGYHHLDPEDLPETEDYPCDRRGISDAAELHALHAATYEMAPSEDLSRTYHYHETREELFYVLDGTLHVETPDGEYVVSAGETFVAEPESPHRAHNPADADDPVTVLGVGAPPTDIALPYEPET from the coding sequence ATGGGCTATCACCACCTCGACCCCGAGGACCTGCCGGAGACCGAGGACTACCCCTGTGACCGGCGGGGCATCTCCGACGCCGCCGAACTCCACGCGCTCCACGCGGCCACCTACGAGATGGCCCCCAGCGAGGACCTCTCGCGGACCTACCACTACCACGAGACGCGCGAGGAACTGTTCTACGTGCTCGACGGGACGCTCCACGTCGAGACGCCCGACGGGGAGTACGTCGTGTCGGCCGGCGAGACCTTCGTCGCCGAGCCGGAGAGCCCACACCGCGCGCACAACCCCGCCGACGCCGACGACCCAGTGACGGTGCTCGGCGTCGGCGCGCCGCCGACCGACATCGCGCTGCCCTACGAGCCCGAGACGTGA
- a CDS encoding translation initiation factor IF-6: MLRAAFSGSSYVGVFARATDDCVLVRPDLDESLLDDLSDELDAPAVPTTVGHSGTVGALATGNENGLVVSERVRETEIERIQDAVDVSVTRLPGRINAAGNVVCCNDYGAYVHPDLSREAVQAIRDGLDVPVERGVIAGVTTVGTAAVATNKGVLCHPKATDGELDALEDVLDVPADIGTINYGGPLVGSGLVANDHGYVCGSDTSGPELGRIDQALGYID; this comes from the coding sequence TTGCTCCGCGCGGCTTTCTCCGGGTCGTCGTACGTGGGTGTGTTCGCCCGTGCGACCGACGACTGTGTGCTGGTTCGCCCCGACTTAGACGAATCGCTGCTCGATGACCTGAGCGACGAACTCGACGCTCCGGCCGTGCCGACGACCGTCGGCCACTCCGGGACCGTCGGCGCGCTCGCGACCGGCAACGAGAACGGGCTGGTCGTCTCCGAGCGCGTCCGGGAGACGGAAATCGAGCGGATTCAGGACGCCGTCGACGTGTCCGTCACGCGGTTGCCCGGCCGGATAAACGCCGCCGGCAACGTCGTCTGCTGTAACGACTACGGCGCGTACGTCCACCCCGACCTCTCGCGGGAGGCCGTCCAGGCAATCCGGGACGGACTGGACGTGCCAGTCGAACGCGGGGTCATCGCCGGCGTCACGACCGTCGGGACCGCCGCCGTCGCGACCAACAAGGGCGTGCTCTGCCATCCGAAGGCCACGGACGGCGAACTCGACGCCCTCGAAGACGTCCTTGACGTGCCCGCCGACATCGGGACCATCAACTACGGCGGCCCGCTCGTTGGCTCCGGGCTGGTCGCCAACGACCACGGCTACGTCTGTGGCTCGGACACGTCCGGGCCGGAACTGGGCCGTATCGACCAGGCGCTCGGGTACATCGACTGA
- a CDS encoding thioredoxin family protein, producing the protein MADAQSPEALLDALESEDVVAIDAETDEVSTTAAFEADREVYYDTYVTMADAEFHESVADVFGLDSATEAAERVAELDVSREEFATFLALRSAVDGDYTTVELTTMAQMATELGPETPVPDGVEHLGDDSYEAFVDAHDRCVVTVWKLFCDPCEAMKGELDEVLAAFPEGVPVGGIAGEQSPEFCRSVGVNAAPAVVLFEDGEPVERITGRTDPEPLAERVAEVYGV; encoded by the coding sequence ATGGCGGACGCACAATCCCCCGAGGCGCTGCTCGACGCACTGGAGTCGGAGGACGTCGTCGCCATCGACGCGGAGACGGACGAAGTCAGCACGACGGCGGCGTTCGAGGCCGACCGCGAGGTGTATTACGACACGTACGTCACGATGGCCGACGCGGAGTTCCACGAGTCCGTCGCCGACGTGTTCGGCCTCGATTCGGCGACCGAAGCCGCCGAGCGGGTCGCCGAACTGGACGTGTCCCGCGAGGAGTTCGCCACGTTCCTGGCCCTGCGGTCGGCCGTCGACGGGGACTACACCACCGTGGAATTGACGACGATGGCACAGATGGCGACCGAACTCGGCCCGGAGACGCCGGTGCCGGACGGGGTCGAACACCTGGGCGACGACAGCTACGAGGCCTTCGTCGACGCCCACGACCGGTGTGTCGTCACCGTCTGGAAACTGTTCTGTGACCCCTGCGAAGCGATGAAGGGCGAGCTGGACGAGGTCCTGGCCGCGTTCCCCGAGGGCGTTCCGGTCGGCGGCATCGCCGGCGAGCAGTCACCCGAGTTCTGCCGCTCGGTCGGCGTCAACGCGGCCCCCGCCGTCGTGCTGTTCGAGGACGGCGAGCCCGTCGAGCGAATCACCGGCCGGACGGACCCGGAGCCGCTCGCCGAACGGGTCGCAGAAGTGTACGGGGTCTGA
- a CDS encoding twin-arginine translocation signal domain-containing protein, translating to MKRRRFLQTAGVGAAAVGTGCMGGGGEVVVSVQRDVRVEPQGAWIRADIPDVSDPSGEIRYIVKSETPFSVYFFTDRSQFERYDAYIKGREPDETPPGNPKFSQKAVQPEGADIYEASTDDGGAREALDEPGPYFFAVDYSNYRMETRVEEFGDPLTAFVDLTVIRNRLPF from the coding sequence ATGAAGCGCCGGAGATTCCTCCAGACAGCAGGTGTCGGGGCGGCGGCCGTCGGCACCGGGTGTATGGGTGGTGGCGGTGAGGTCGTCGTCAGCGTACAGCGGGACGTCAGGGTCGAGCCACAGGGGGCATGGATACGAGCAGACATCCCGGACGTGTCCGACCCCAGCGGCGAGATTCGCTACATCGTCAAGTCCGAGACCCCGTTCAGCGTGTACTTCTTCACCGACCGTTCGCAGTTCGAGCGGTACGACGCCTACATCAAGGGGCGAGAGCCCGACGAGACGCCGCCGGGGAACCCCAAGTTCAGCCAGAAGGCGGTCCAGCCAGAGGGAGCCGACATCTACGAAGCGTCGACGGACGACGGCGGCGCACGGGAGGCCCTCGACGAACCCGGCCCGTACTTCTTCGCCGTCGACTACTCGAACTACCGGATGGAGACGCGGGTCGAGGAGTTCGGCGACCCGCTGACCGCGTTCGTCGACCTCACCGTCATCCGGAACCGGCTCCCCTTCTAG
- a CDS encoding ABC transporter ATP-binding protein, with protein MTLLDVDNINGYYGESHIIQDVSMSVDDGEITALLGRNGAGKTSTLRCISGATPPDVRSGTIQFAGTDITNDPPEDIAVRGISLVPEERRVFTDLTVAENLHLAETVRNKSNTWGRNLDFRDEGMSTEEIYEYFPRLDERRSQKAGTLSGGEQQMLAIARALHQSTDLLMLDEPYEGLAPQIIQSVENAIKRISKDGTTILLVEQNAVAAMKIADRCYVLDRGQVVFEGPAEELQNDQETRDKYLGV; from the coding sequence ATGACGCTGCTCGACGTGGATAACATCAACGGCTACTACGGCGAGAGCCACATCATCCAGGACGTGTCGATGAGCGTCGACGACGGCGAAATCACCGCCCTGCTGGGCCGCAACGGGGCGGGGAAGACGTCGACGCTCCGGTGTATCTCCGGCGCGACGCCGCCGGACGTCCGGAGCGGCACGATTCAGTTCGCCGGGACCGACATCACCAACGACCCGCCGGAGGACATCGCCGTCCGCGGTATCTCGCTGGTGCCGGAGGAACGGCGCGTGTTCACTGACCTCACGGTCGCGGAGAATCTGCACCTCGCGGAGACGGTCCGGAACAAGTCGAACACCTGGGGGCGGAACCTCGACTTCCGCGACGAGGGGATGTCGACCGAGGAAATCTACGAGTACTTCCCCCGACTGGACGAGCGCCGGTCACAGAAGGCCGGGACGCTCTCGGGCGGCGAACAGCAGATGCTCGCCATCGCCCGCGCGCTCCACCAGAGCACCGACCTGCTGATGCTCGACGAGCCGTACGAGGGGCTGGCTCCGCAAATCATCCAGTCCGTCGAGAACGCAATCAAGCGCATCAGCAAGGACGGCACGACGATACTGCTGGTCGAGCAAAACGCCGTCGCGGCGATGAAGATAGCCGACCGGTGTTACGTGCTGGACCGCGGCCAGGTGGTCTTCGAGGGGCCCGCCGAGGAACTGCAAAACGACCAGGAGACCCGCGACAAGTATCTAGGTGTCTGA
- a CDS encoding universal stress protein — MYEIVAGIDKSEARGTAIAEAITEIPMDASQVRVTLLHDFEENPEGASVDQVSSVRRAREVLEDAGVEVTLEESSGEPADAILRLADEQDADMVVVAGRKRTPTGKVLFGSVTQSVILGTDRSVLVCSGEED, encoded by the coding sequence ATGTACGAAATTGTCGCTGGGATAGACAAGAGTGAGGCTCGTGGGACCGCCATCGCGGAAGCGATAACCGAGATACCGATGGACGCCAGCCAGGTCCGGGTCACACTGCTGCACGACTTCGAGGAGAACCCCGAGGGCGCGTCGGTCGACCAGGTGTCCTCCGTGCGCCGGGCACGGGAAGTTCTCGAAGACGCCGGCGTCGAGGTGACACTGGAGGAGTCGAGCGGCGAACCCGCCGACGCCATCCTCCGACTGGCCGACGAGCAGGACGCCGACATGGTCGTCGTCGCCGGGCGCAAGCGGACGCCGACGGGCAAGGTGCTGTTCGGTAGCGTCACACAGAGCGTGATTCTGGGCACGGACCGTTCCGTGCTCGTCTGTAGCGGCGAAGAAGACTGA
- a CDS encoding ZIP family metal transporter: MVAVENVAFVFVAGLLTALATGLGAIPFFLVDEFSDRWNVLLWGLASGIMVAASLFGLVREGLAYGSPLLMVPGLVAGVVLVVVAHRALEDFDHSPKEFERADFKKLLLILGILTVHSFPEGVAVGVSFAELGLASTTPDSVVGIAGVSVPLLAVFMTVAISIHNVPEGTAIAIPLRSLGVSEWKMVWWAVFSSLPQPLGAVIAYYFVTLAKAFLPFGFGFAAGAMVFLVLTEFVPEALEYGNDLPGGGKRELTAGVAVGVLAMVPLAFV; the protein is encoded by the coding sequence ATGGTCGCCGTCGAGAACGTTGCGTTCGTGTTCGTCGCGGGGTTGCTCACGGCGCTCGCCACCGGCCTCGGCGCGATACCGTTCTTCCTCGTCGACGAGTTCTCGGACCGGTGGAACGTCCTGCTGTGGGGGCTGGCCTCGGGTATCATGGTCGCCGCCTCGCTGTTCGGCCTCGTCCGCGAGGGGCTGGCCTACGGGTCACCGCTGCTCATGGTCCCCGGACTCGTCGCCGGCGTCGTCCTCGTCGTCGTGGCCCACCGGGCGCTGGAGGACTTCGACCACTCGCCCAAAGAGTTCGAGCGGGCCGACTTCAAGAAGCTCCTGCTGATTCTGGGGATTCTGACGGTTCATAGCTTCCCGGAGGGCGTCGCGGTCGGCGTCTCCTTCGCGGAACTGGGACTGGCGTCGACCACGCCCGACTCCGTCGTTGGCATCGCCGGCGTCTCCGTCCCGCTGCTCGCGGTGTTCATGACCGTCGCCATCTCCATCCACAACGTCCCGGAGGGGACTGCCATCGCCATCCCCCTCCGCTCGCTGGGGGTCAGCGAGTGGAAGATGGTCTGGTGGGCGGTGTTCTCCTCGCTGCCACAACCGCTCGGGGCCGTCATCGCGTACTACTTCGTCACGCTGGCGAAGGCGTTTCTCCCCTTCGGCTTCGGCTTCGCTGCCGGGGCGATGGTGTTTCTCGTGCTCACCGAGTTCGTCCCCGAGGCGCTGGAGTACGGGAACGACCTGCCGGGCGGGGGCAAGCGTGAACTCACCGCCGGCGTCGCCGTCGGCGTACTAGCTATGGTCCCGCTGGCGTTCGTCTAG
- a CDS encoding AEC family transporter, translated as MAVLGQLGFMVAFLSAGVAAGSIGLLTERRTELLTTLVFSVALPALIFRSTYNRPLREIISPALLVGFWAVIALTVVLGWVVHRRLESAGRRSVSVVQSYHSNMGFLGLPLVAETMGSDATAVASVILGIGAVTHVPVTVFLLVRINGSDASLLGECKELVTNPVLVALAAGIAASVLSLPVPEPFIAVLGPPAELALPVALLCIGATLDTDLPLSDLQKTVSVVGLKVLWMPALAWLVYSTLSVDATVLGAAVVMFGAPTAVSTYVYTTELGGDAAFASLNVFTSTVVSIGTLSVLVWLFG; from the coding sequence ATGGCCGTCCTCGGGCAGCTCGGATTCATGGTCGCCTTCCTCTCGGCCGGCGTCGCCGCCGGGTCCATCGGGCTGTTGACCGAGCGACGGACGGAACTGCTCACCACGCTGGTGTTCTCCGTCGCGCTGCCGGCGCTCATCTTCCGGTCGACGTACAACCGCCCGCTCAGGGAGATTATCTCGCCGGCGTTGCTGGTCGGCTTCTGGGCCGTCATCGCGCTGACGGTCGTCCTGGGCTGGGTCGTCCACAGGCGGCTTGAGTCGGCGGGTCGCCGGAGCGTGTCGGTCGTCCAGTCCTACCACAGCAACATGGGGTTTCTCGGACTCCCGCTGGTGGCGGAGACGATGGGCAGCGACGCGACGGCGGTCGCCAGCGTTATCCTCGGCATCGGCGCGGTGACCCACGTCCCGGTGACGGTGTTCCTGCTGGTCCGCATCAACGGGAGCGACGCGTCGCTGCTGGGGGAGTGCAAGGAACTCGTGACGAACCCGGTGCTCGTCGCGCTCGCGGCCGGTATCGCGGCGTCGGTCCTGTCGCTGCCGGTACCGGAGCCGTTCATCGCTGTGCTCGGCCCGCCGGCTGAACTGGCCCTGCCCGTCGCCCTGCTGTGTATCGGCGCGACGCTGGACACGGACCTGCCGCTGTCGGATCTGCAGAAGACCGTCAGCGTCGTCGGGCTGAAGGTGCTGTGGATGCCGGCGCTGGCGTGGCTGGTGTACTCCACGCTGTCGGTCGACGCGACAGTTCTGGGCGCGGCGGTCGTGATGTTCGGCGCGCCCACCGCCGTCTCGACGTACGTCTACACGACGGAGCTGGGCGGGGACGCGGCCTTTGCCTCGCTGAACGTCTTCACCTCGACCGTGGTCTCTATCGGGACCCTCTCGGTGCTGGTCTGGCTGTTCGGCTGA
- a CDS encoding signal recognition particle protein Srp54, which produces MVLDDLGSSLRGTLDDLRGKSRLSEEDIEDIVKEIQRSLLQADVDVGLVQDLSSSIETRALEEEPPAGTTPRDWVLRIVYEELVELVGESTELPLEEQTIMLAGLYGSGKTTTAAKMAWWFSTKGLRPAIIQTDTDRPGAYDQAREMAERAEVEFYGDPDEDDPVKIAREGLAETESADVRIVDTAGRDGLNEELIEQIERIEREVQPDRNLLVLDAAMGQSAKSQAADFEAAIGIDGVVITKLDGTAKGGGALAAVNETDSTIAFLGSGETVKDIERFEPSGFISRLLGMGDLKQLTERVERAMEETQEGDDEDWDPEDMLEGQFTLKDMRKQMQTMNNMGPLDQVMDMIPGLGGGLMDQLPDDAMDVTQERMRDFDVIMDSMTEEELENPRVVGQSRTERICRGSGKPEERVRELLQQHKQMEQMLKQFQGMGDGDMERMMKQMQQGGGGGGMGGMGGGGMGPFGD; this is translated from the coding sequence ATGGTACTCGACGATTTGGGGAGTTCGCTCCGGGGGACCCTCGACGACCTCAGGGGGAAGTCCCGGCTCTCCGAGGAGGACATCGAGGACATCGTCAAGGAGATTCAGCGGTCGCTGCTCCAGGCCGACGTGGACGTGGGGCTCGTCCAGGACCTCTCTAGCAGCATCGAGACGCGCGCGCTGGAGGAGGAACCGCCGGCGGGCACGACCCCGCGGGACTGGGTCCTGCGCATCGTCTACGAGGAACTGGTCGAACTTGTCGGCGAGTCCACCGAACTGCCGCTGGAGGAACAGACCATCATGCTCGCCGGCCTCTACGGGTCGGGGAAGACGACGACGGCCGCGAAGATGGCGTGGTGGTTCTCGACGAAGGGGCTCCGGCCGGCTATCATCCAGACCGACACCGACCGCCCCGGCGCGTACGACCAGGCCAGGGAGATGGCCGAGCGCGCCGAGGTGGAGTTCTACGGCGACCCCGACGAGGACGACCCGGTGAAAATCGCCCGCGAGGGCCTCGCCGAGACGGAGAGCGCCGACGTGCGCATCGTCGACACGGCCGGTCGCGACGGCCTGAACGAGGAACTCATCGAGCAGATAGAGCGCATCGAGCGGGAGGTCCAGCCCGACCGGAACCTCCTGGTGCTGGACGCCGCGATGGGCCAGAGCGCAAAGAGCCAGGCTGCGGACTTCGAGGCGGCCATCGGTATCGACGGCGTCGTCATCACCAAGCTCGACGGGACGGCGAAGGGTGGCGGCGCGCTCGCCGCCGTCAACGAGACGGACTCGACTATCGCCTTCCTCGGCTCGGGGGAGACCGTCAAGGACATCGAGCGCTTCGAGCCGTCCGGGTTCATCTCCCGGCTGCTCGGGATGGGCGACCTCAAACAGCTCACCGAGCGCGTCGAGCGCGCGATGGAGGAGACCCAGGAGGGCGACGACGAGGACTGGGACCCCGAGGACATGCTGGAGGGGCAGTTCACCCTCAAGGACATGCGCAAGCAGATGCAGACAATGAACAACATGGGACCGCTCGACCAGGTGATGGACATGATTCCCGGCCTGGGCGGCGGTCTGATGGACCAGCTCCCGGACGACGCGATGGACGTGACCCAGGAGCGGATGCGCGACTTCGACGTCATCATGGACTCGATGACCGAGGAGGAACTGGAGAACCCCCGCGTCGTCGGCCAGTCCCGGACCGAACGCATCTGCCGCGGTTCGGGCAAACCCGAGGAGCGGGTCCGTGAACTGCTCCAGCAGCACAAGCAGATGGAGCAGATGCTCAAGCAGTTCCAGGGCATGGGCGACGGCGACATGGAGCGGATGATGAAACAGATGCAGCAGGGCGGCGGTGGCGGCGGCATGGGCGGTATGGGCGGCGGCGGAATGGGACCGTTCGGTGACTGA
- a CDS encoding 50S ribosomal protein L39e gives MGKKSKATKKRLAKLDNQNSRVPAWVMLKTDREVQRNHKRRHWRRNDTDE, from the coding sequence ATGGGTAAGAAATCGAAGGCTACGAAGAAGCGGCTGGCCAAACTCGACAACCAGAACAGTCGAGTCCCGGCCTGGGTCATGCTCAAGACGGACCGCGAGGTCCAGCGCAACCACAAACGACGCCACTGGCGGCGCAACGACACTGACGAATAA